The Lytechinus pictus isolate F3 Inbred chromosome 5, Lp3.0, whole genome shotgun sequence DNA segment GCCCCCACAAGTTGTCTACTTGTGAGAAAGAATGATCGTCGATAGACCAGTCGTCATAATCGCGATATTTACTGATCTTGTCTGCTAAAATATTTTCTCTCCTGGGTAACCATTCCGGTGAAATAACAATATCGTGCAACTGACAGTAAGAGAAAATATCAAGCGCGATACGATGAAGATCGGACTTAACACTACCATGGTTAATGATTCGAGGCACGTTGGAATTATCAGAGAACCACTTGATTTTTTGGTTAAAGCAATGGCTGGAAAATGCTTTGAGTGAGCGATAAACAGCGGTCAATTCGCGCCAAGTGGAACTCTGAAGTTTCTCAGAAGGTGACCACAAACTGTGGACGCGCAGGTGTGAATGATCTTGGACATGAGCACCAAAACCAAGATCGCTGGCGTCAGAAAATATTTGCATGGTCGGTACAAGGCGATATGAAAATGCAAATCCATTAAGCGAAAAAATGTTGGCAGACCAAAAAACCAGTTCATTGAGCACAGATTcggaaataaaaatcaaatcggACCATGAAGACCGAGATTCGATTGCGCGATAAGTTGCGCGCGTCATCAATCTCGCCACCGGACCGAGAGCGAGATTCATTGAAATGACGTGTCCGGCGAATGAGGCCAATTTTCTCACTGGGACAGGAGCAGCAGCCTTAGAAAATGACACAAGCTCGTCAGTGCTCTGAACTAAGTTTATTAGTTTCGACTGAGGTACAAAAATCGAGCGTGATGGTGAATCGATGAGGAATCCTAAGTAAAGAATTCTACTAGATGGGTTCCAAGCACACTTTGCTTCATTGGGAACGAAACCGCTGCGCCGGATAGTTTCCCTTACTACTGCCAAATTTGCTAAAGCGGATTCATAAGACGGTGAAATGATGAGGCCgtcatcaatatacatgtaagcaattATACCATGTGAACGCCAGTGGTACACTAGTGGCCTTGTCAATTTAGTGAACAAATAACATGCGCTGTTGAGCCCAAAAGGCAGTACAGTGAATACATAATAACGTACTACGGAATCAGAATGGGTCCAAGAAAACCCTAAAAATTGCTGGTGGGGGGGAAATATGTCGACATGGTGATAGCCGGACTTTAaatcaaatgagaaataaaattgCTCGGAACCAAGCACTTGCGCAATATGAGTGAGATCTTCATATTTAAATTTAGATTGTGCAACAAACTGATTTGTGTGACGTAAATCCAAAACTAGGCGTAATTTTTTGCCTTCGGCAACGGTTAGAGGGTTACAGCAATAAGGGCGTTGCTTTACTTCTACTGCACATCTGTTTTGTATCAATTCAGAGATGGCACTTTCAACAAAATCTGGGTGATCCAAACTGGACTTGTTATTCTTGCTATAAAATGGGGGAGGTACTTTATCAAAAGGGATTTTATAACCGTACTCGATAATATCGCAAACAAACTTGGAAGCTTTTAATTCACTTTTCcagaatgataaacattctcTCAATTTACCTTGCACGCCTGAAGGCGGGTCGAGAGATGAGGCGGGTGGGGCACTAGAAGGGGGCCTTGGATGGCTGTTGCTGGTTGACGGCACTTCTAGCGGCTCGCAGAGCGGGGCAGTTGGGGCGGACGTGACCGGAGATGCCACACTGGAAGCAGATGCGGGTTTCAGAACGGTAGGGGTTGAAGCGACGAAAAGTCCCAGGCATAATGCGAGGAGGTACAGAAGAGCGGGGGGCCCGGAAGGGGGGCTGAATCTTTGACTTTTTGGCTGTTTCGGCCCTTTTGGTGGCTGCAGCCTTCTCCGCCTGAAAATAAATCGCAtatgaaaaaattaacaatGCATGAAGAAATGCACAGTGGTATAAAACGCAGTCAAGTATTGCTAAAATTCGTATgaaaaatttgatatattttgttaaaaataaaatattctggAATTAAAAACATATTACCTTTCTGAGACGTTTTTCGTCATCGGAATTCTCCGCGAGGTCGTCTGCGATATACTCTTTGACTGTGGCCCAGCCCAAAGGGGAGCGGTCTGCCAGGCGAATCAGTTTCTGCCTCTGAGTAAGGAGGGCGGATGCCTCGAGTAGACGCTCCTTTGCGGCCTCGATATCGATATCCTGCAGCGAATGTAGAGCGTCGTCAATGCACTGAAAAATTTTCTGGGCGTGGTCGTATTGCTGCTTGTTTCCCTCACTCTTGAAGGAGGGGGAGCTTTCGGGCTTGGCAGATTTCCGGGAGGCAGAGTCCACCTTTCGTTGAAGAGCCTGGATGGCTTGTAAAATGTTGTGAGACGTGGCTGGGCCGGGCGTGGTCTCGTCCACGTCCATGCCGCTATCTTGACGGAAAAAATACGGTAGCAGGGCTCGTAGAGAAAATCTGGAGCTGGTTTCCAAACGTGCGCGAGCTAATAATGCTGAGCCGAGAATGGAAAAGATATGCTTGTTAGCGCAACGAGAAAACTCGAAATACGCAGTTACGTAAGAAACACAAAAGGAACACCTTGCGTTGGATACCGAAAAGAAATtccacatgatctactgatagatgtgataaaagagagacagtttaagtgaaatatatactaaagtaatggggagagttgttcacaagtgacatcgcacatctttgtcgcattgccaatttgaggatctccatagcattagtgatcgcaatattcaagtgctcataactttctcattatttgtccgatttttctcaaactttcgttgatctgtttctttgatttttctgttttcacacaagctatcttgttccaaaggtttcattctcctttaagataaTATACAATGAAGTTGATTGTATCTTATTTTAAGGATGTGTTCGCAATATATGCTGATTAATGAACAGTGCCTCTATTTATTGGTGGCCTTCATTTCTTCCAGTGAGAGTGTGCTTACTGTGCTATTATTTTCAGCGATAAACATATACGAAATTCAAATGTATCATTGTATATCAGCCTGATGAATGCtgtacatgtgtatatatattttgaacattCTGTAATGTTTGAATCAAagtttgaaatatgttttaatcATTCATGTATTTCAATATACTACAAAGGAGTCTACATCAACCtttgattaaaggtcaagtccatcctagaaaaatgttgatttgaataaatatagaaaaatcaaactagcataacgctgaaaaattcatcaaaatcggatgttaaataataacgttatggcattttaaagtttcgcttatttttcacaaaaaaataatatgcacaactcagtgtcatgcaaatgacacttgatgatgtcactcactcactaggatgtgaatataactgttttgtgaaattaagcgaaaatttaaaatgtcataactttcttattttacatccgattttgatgaaatattcagtgttatgcttgttgtatttctctctttttattcaaatcaactttttgttggggtggacttgtcctttaagaaggAACTTTCTGAAgaacaattaaccttgattgaCAAACAACATTAAGAAATATTTATCCCTATTTCTTGACTTTTTGTTGGAAGGTAATAGATAAGAAATTCAACAATACTAGAACTATGAACAGAGCAAGTAACAGTATGATtcgcaaaaaataaatataatagacTCACAACTCTTGTGATATGATAACAGACAAGATGTAAGCTTtgttgaatttgttttaaatacaaaaatgctTTATGAATATTAAACAATAAATGTTTATATTATGAAACACTTGTCCTGCAAATTGATGATTGTCTGGTACATTATAAATCATTGAATTCTGTAATTGCAATAGGCTTTTTACAGTGACCACTTTGTTACAGCTGGCAAATGGTTAAGCTGTGGCTACTGAATTTTGTAATAACATGTACATAGCCTTAGGATTTTGATGAGGGGCCATCTACTTCCAGTACTTGGGCATtcagttaaaatttgaaatggtCTTCCGGAGCTGCCAAATAGTACGATTTTTCACTTAAACTACGACAGGatttttctaaagaaaatacGATTTTACGAAAATATAGCCAtggcaaggctcgacattagcggtggcccagggccaccagaaattcacctcgggcaaccattattgaaaaatgttctcccgattttgcacgcatttatcaactttctacagttcaaattgcaagccttGCCTGtcatatacattatatacaatGTGAAAATTACAGTGagcacaacaaaataatgagatgtaTAGTAAGAAAGTACACAACGggtatgaatatgattttttgtctaaaaatatgatttttgggGTGAAATTATATGATTTTTGGTCAAgtgtggttggcagctctggtcTTCATCAAAGCTAAATCTGGTATACCAAtgtgaaatattaattttagaGG contains these protein-coding regions:
- the LOC129276827 gene encoding uncharacterized protein LOC129276827 isoform X2, translated to MWNFFSVSNARCSFCVSYVTAYFEFSRCANKHIFSILGSALLARARLETSSRFSLRALLPYFFRQDSGMDVDETTPGPATSHNILQAIQALQRKVDSASRKSAKPESSPSFKSEGNKQQYDHAQKIFQCIDDALHSLQDIDIEAAKERLLEASALLTQRQKLIRLADRSPLGWATVKEYIADDLAENSDDEKRLRKAEKAAATKRAETAKKSKIQPPFRAPRSSVPPRIMPGTFRRFNPYRSETRICFQCGISGHVRPNCPALRAARSAVNQQQPSKAPF
- the LOC129276827 gene encoding uncharacterized protein LOC129276827 isoform X3: MTKNVSERRRRLQPPKGPKQPKSQRFSPPSGPPALLYLLALCLGLFVASTPTVLKPASASSVASPVTSAPTAPLCEPLEVPSTSNSHPRPPSSAPPASSLDPPSGVQANFQKHGPPSKTPSPIRIYAA